One genomic segment of Flagellimonas marinaquae includes these proteins:
- a CDS encoding ATP-dependent Clp protease ATP-binding subunit produces the protein MDDNFSPRVKDVIAYSKEEALRLGHDFIGTEHLMLGLLRDGNGKAINILDALDVDLDHLRRKVEILSPANPNTGTIQKDKKNLHLTRQAERALKTTFLEAKLFQSSSINTAHLLLCILRNENDPTTKLLHKLKVDYDNVKEQFKSMITSDDDYIDSPQAESFPGDADDMGDSKESSFGSGSAPKGNKKSKTPVLDNFGRDLTRLAEENKLDPVVGREKEIERVSQILSRRKKNNPLLIGEPGVGKSAIAEGLALRIINKKVSRILYNKRVVTLDLASLVAGTKYRGQFEERMKAVMNELEKNDDIILFIDEIHTIVGAGGATGSLDASNMFKPALARGEIQCIGATTLDEYRQYIEKDGALERRFQKVMVEPTSVEETIEILMNIKGKYEEHHNVNYTDDAIMACVKLTNRYMTDRFLPDKAIDALDEAGSRVHIVNMDVPKQILELEGQLEDVRELKNSVVKKQKYEEAAKLRDDEKRLEKELASAQERWEEESKLHRETVSEDNVADVVSMMSGIPVNRIAQTESNKLAELPNLIKGFVIGQDEAVTKVARAIQRNRAGLKDPNKPIGSFIFLGQTGVGKTQLAKILAKELFDSEDALIRIDMSEYMEKFAISRLVGAPPGYVGYEEGGQLTEKVRRKPYSVVLLDEVEKAHPDVFNMLLQVLDDGFLTDSLGRKIDFRNTIIIMTSNIGARQLKDFGQGVGFGTAAKKAQADSHQKSVIENALKKAFAPEFLNRIDDVVVFNALEREDIHKIIDIELNKLYKRIKEIGYDLNLSEKAKDYIANKGFDKQYGARPLKRAIQKYIEDALAEEIVNSKLEEGDSIFMDLDEKNDELTIKIKKAEKSPEAEK, from the coding sequence ATGGACGATAATTTCTCCCCCCGCGTAAAAGACGTTATAGCATACAGCAAGGAAGAAGCCCTGAGATTGGGCCATGATTTCATTGGAACGGAACACCTTATGCTGGGTCTTTTAAGAGACGGGAATGGCAAGGCCATAAACATATTGGACGCACTGGACGTGGACTTGGACCACCTTCGCAGAAAGGTGGAAATACTGAGTCCTGCAAATCCCAATACAGGAACAATACAGAAGGATAAAAAAAATCTTCACCTTACGCGCCAAGCGGAAAGAGCATTGAAGACCACCTTCTTGGAGGCAAAGCTTTTCCAAAGTTCCTCCATAAATACAGCGCACCTTTTGCTCTGTATTCTTAGGAACGAGAATGATCCTACAACAAAATTGTTGCACAAGCTAAAAGTGGATTACGACAATGTAAAGGAACAATTCAAATCCATGATCACCAGTGACGATGATTATATTGATTCCCCTCAGGCAGAATCTTTCCCTGGGGACGCTGACGATATGGGCGATAGCAAAGAAAGTTCCTTTGGTTCCGGATCCGCTCCAAAAGGAAACAAAAAATCCAAGACACCGGTCTTGGACAATTTTGGCAGGGACCTCACTCGTTTGGCCGAAGAGAACAAACTCGATCCCGTTGTGGGCAGAGAGAAGGAAATTGAGCGTGTTTCCCAAATATTGAGTCGTAGAAAAAAGAACAACCCATTGCTTATTGGTGAGCCAGGAGTTGGTAAAAGTGCCATTGCCGAAGGTTTGGCACTGCGCATTATCAACAAAAAGGTTTCACGTATTCTTTACAACAAAAGAGTGGTGACCTTGGATTTGGCTTCGTTGGTGGCAGGCACAAAATACCGTGGCCAGTTTGAAGAGCGAATGAAAGCCGTAATGAACGAGTTGGAGAAGAACGACGATATCATCTTGTTCATAGATGAGATACATACCATTGTTGGTGCCGGGGGTGCAACAGGCAGCTTGGATGCTTCCAATATGTTTAAACCCGCATTGGCAAGGGGTGAGATACAATGTATCGGAGCAACTACGCTTGATGAGTATAGACAATATATAGAAAAAGATGGTGCCTTGGAGCGTCGATTCCAAAAGGTTATGGTAGAACCCACTTCCGTGGAAGAGACCATCGAGATTTTGATGAACATCAAAGGGAAGTACGAAGAGCACCATAACGTAAACTATACGGACGACGCCATTATGGCCTGCGTAAAATTGACCAACCGCTACATGACGGACCGCTTTTTACCGGACAAGGCCATCGATGCCTTGGACGAGGCTGGATCAAGAGTGCATATCGTGAACATGGATGTTCCCAAACAAATTCTGGAACTGGAAGGCCAGTTGGAAGACGTTCGCGAACTTAAGAACAGCGTTGTCAAAAAACAGAAATACGAAGAAGCCGCCAAACTTAGAGACGACGAAAAACGTCTCGAAAAAGAATTGGCATCCGCCCAAGAACGCTGGGAAGAGGAAAGCAAGTTACATCGGGAAACGGTCTCCGAGGACAACGTTGCCGACGTGGTTTCCATGATGAGTGGAATACCCGTGAACAGAATTGCCCAGACCGAAAGCAACAAATTGGCAGAACTGCCCAATTTGATCAAAGGCTTTGTAATAGGCCAGGACGAAGCCGTAACCAAAGTTGCACGGGCCATTCAAAGAAACCGTGCCGGACTCAAAGACCCTAACAAACCAATAGGTTCGTTCATTTTCTTGGGACAAACAGGGGTCGGTAAAACCCAATTGGCCAAAATTCTGGCCAAGGAACTGTTCGATTCCGAAGATGCCCTTATTCGCATAGATATGAGCGAGTACATGGAAAAATTCGCCATTTCGAGATTGGTAGGGGCCCCTCCCGGATACGTAGGTTACGAAGAAGGCGGTCAGTTAACGGAAAAAGTACGCCGCAAACCCTATTCCGTAGTATTGTTGGACGAGGTGGAAAAAGCACATCCCGATGTTTTCAATATGCTTTTACAGGTATTGGATGATGGATTCTTGACCGATAGTCTTGGACGTAAGATCGACTTTAGGAACACCATAATTATTATGACCTCCAATATAGGTGCCAGACAGTTAAAAGATTTTGGACAAGGTGTAGGTTTCGGAACCGCTGCAAAAAAGGCACAGGCCGATAGCCATCAAAAAAGTGTAATTGAAAACGCCTTAAAAAAAGCATTTGCCCCGGAATTCCTTAACAGGATCGATGATGTCGTAGTATTCAATGCTTTGGAGAGAGAAGATATCCATAAAATTATCGATATTGAATTGAACAAGCTGTACAAGCGAATCAAGGAAATCGGCTATGATCTGAATCTATCCGAAAAAGCAAAAGACTACATCGCCAACAAAGGGTTCGATAAACAATATGGTGCACGACCTCTTAAAAGAGCCATCCAAAAATATATTGAAGATGCCCTTGCAGAGGAAATAGTGAATTCTAAGTTGGAAGAAGGCGACAGTATTTTTATGGATCTGGACGAGAAAAATGATGAACTCACCATTAA
- the gyrA gene encoding DNA gyrase subunit A, with protein MAEGEKLIPINIEDEMKSAYIDYSMSVIVSRALPDVRDGLKPVHRRVLYGMHDLGVRANSSHKKSARIVGEVLGKYHPHGDSSVYDTMVRMAQEWSLRYMLVDGQGNFGSVDGDSPAAMRYTEAKMRKIAEEMLADIDKDTVDHQLNFDDTIQEPTVLPTRIPNLLVNGASGIAVGMATNMPPHNLSEVVDGTVAYIDNHDIEIDELITHIKAPDFPTGGIIYGYDGVKEAFHTGRGRVVMRAKATIEEVQGKESIVVTEIPYQVNKADMIKKTADLVNEKKIEGISTIRDESDRNGMRIVYILKRDAIPNIVLNMLYKYTALQSSFSVNNIALVNGRPELLNLKDIIHHFVEHRHDVVVRRTKFELKKAEDRAHILEGLIIASDNIDEVIAIIRGSSNVEEARNNLIERFKLTEVQAKAIVEMRLRQLTGLEQDKLREEHAELLKTIEDLKDILAKKERRMQIIKDELLEIKEKYGDDRRSEINYAGGDLSIEDMIPDEQVVITISHAGYIKRTSLTEYKTQNRGGVGQKASSTRNEDFLEHLFVGTNHQYMLFFTQKGKCFWMRVYEIPEGSRTSKGRAIQNLINIEQDDKVKAFICTQDLKDEDYVNSHYVIMATKKGTVKKTSLEQYSRPRQNGINAITIKDGDELLEAKLTTGTSQIFLGLKSGKAIRFEESKTRPMGRNASGVRGVSLADENDEVVGMVSVHNFEDDILVVSERGYGKRSNIDDYRITNRGGKGVKTISITEKTGGLVAIKNVTDTDDLMIINKSGIAIRMGVEDLRVMGRATQGVRLINLKDNDSIAAVAKVMKEDDPVDEVDIRDIEVNGEDGTAIDNNTEDKE; from the coding sequence ATGGCGGAAGGAGAAAAGTTAATTCCCATTAATATTGAGGATGAGATGAAATCTGCCTACATTGATTATTCAATGTCGGTCATTGTGTCACGTGCCCTGCCAGATGTTCGTGATGGTTTAAAACCTGTACATAGGAGAGTGCTATACGGAATGCACGATTTGGGTGTAAGGGCCAATAGTTCACACAAAAAATCGGCCCGTATTGTAGGGGAGGTTTTAGGTAAGTATCACCCGCATGGGGATTCTTCTGTGTATGATACCATGGTGAGAATGGCACAGGAGTGGAGTCTCAGGTATATGCTGGTAGATGGTCAAGGTAACTTTGGCTCTGTAGATGGCGATAGCCCTGCGGCCATGCGTTATACCGAGGCCAAAATGCGCAAGATCGCCGAAGAAATGTTGGCCGATATTGACAAGGATACGGTAGATCATCAGCTTAATTTTGATGATACTATCCAAGAACCTACCGTATTGCCCACCCGTATTCCCAACTTGTTGGTGAACGGGGCATCCGGTATCGCTGTGGGTATGGCAACCAATATGCCTCCCCACAATTTATCTGAAGTGGTGGATGGTACTGTTGCCTACATAGATAACCATGATATTGAAATAGATGAACTGATCACACACATTAAAGCCCCGGATTTTCCAACGGGTGGAATTATTTATGGCTACGATGGTGTAAAGGAAGCTTTCCACACTGGTCGTGGACGTGTGGTAATGCGTGCAAAGGCCACTATTGAGGAAGTACAAGGTAAAGAGAGTATCGTGGTTACCGAAATCCCATATCAGGTGAACAAGGCGGATATGATCAAAAAGACCGCCGACCTCGTTAATGAAAAGAAAATCGAGGGCATTTCTACCATTCGGGATGAATCCGATAGAAATGGTATGCGCATCGTTTACATTTTAAAGCGCGACGCCATTCCGAACATCGTACTTAACATGTTGTACAAGTACACGGCGCTTCAATCCTCTTTTAGTGTAAACAATATTGCATTGGTCAATGGTAGGCCGGAGCTGTTGAACCTAAAGGACATCATTCACCATTTTGTGGAGCATAGGCACGATGTCGTGGTCCGTAGAACCAAGTTCGAGCTTAAAAAGGCCGAAGATCGTGCGCATATCCTGGAAGGACTCATTATAGCTTCCGACAATATAGATGAGGTAATTGCGATTATCCGAGGGTCCTCCAATGTAGAGGAGGCCCGTAACAATTTGATCGAACGCTTTAAATTGACAGAGGTTCAGGCGAAGGCAATCGTAGAAATGCGCTTGCGTCAACTTACCGGTCTGGAGCAGGACAAATTAAGAGAAGAGCATGCCGAACTTTTGAAGACCATCGAGGATCTAAAAGATATTCTTGCGAAGAAAGAACGAAGAATGCAGATCATCAAAGATGAACTTCTTGAGATAAAAGAAAAGTATGGGGATGATAGAAGATCGGAAATCAACTATGCAGGAGGTGACTTGAGCATAGAGGACATGATCCCGGATGAGCAAGTGGTCATAACCATTTCGCATGCAGGATACATTAAACGAACTTCGCTAACCGAATATAAGACCCAGAACAGGGGCGGGGTGGGCCAAAAGGCATCGTCCACAAGGAACGAGGATTTCTTGGAGCATTTGTTTGTTGGGACCAACCATCAGTACATGTTGTTCTTTACACAGAAAGGAAAATGTTTCTGGATGCGTGTATATGAAATTCCTGAAGGAAGTAGAACTTCAAAAGGAAGGGCTATCCAAAATCTAATCAATATAGAGCAGGATGATAAGGTCAAGGCCTTTATCTGTACCCAAGACCTTAAGGACGAAGACTATGTGAACAGTCACTATGTGATCATGGCCACAAAGAAGGGAACCGTTAAAAAGACTTCCTTGGAGCAATACTCAAGACCTCGTCAAAATGGAATCAACGCCATAACCATCAAAGATGGTGATGAGCTATTGGAAGCAAAACTTACCACAGGGACAAGCCAGATTTTCTTGGGGCTTAAATCCGGTAAGGCCATCCGTTTTGAGGAGTCCAAGACTAGGCCAATGGGTAGAAACGCGTCCGGTGTAAGAGGTGTATCCTTGGCAGATGAAAACGATGAGGTGGTAGGAATGGTATCCGTACATAATTTCGAGGATGACATTTTGGTGGTTTCCGAAAGAGGTTACGGAAAACGATCCAATATTGATGACTACCGAATCACCAATAGAGGTGGTAAAGGTGTAAAAACTATTTCCATTACCGAGAAAACCGGAGGACTTGTCGCCATAAAGAATGTTACCGATACCGATGATTTGATGATTATCAATAAATCAGGAATCGCCATTAGAATGGGTGTAGAAGATCTTAGGGTAATGGGCAGGGCCACACAAGGAGTCCGCTTGATCAACTTAAAGGACAACGATTCCATTGCCGCGGTAGCCAAAGTAATGAAAGAAGATGACCCTGTGGACGAAGTGGACATTAGGGATATCGAGGTGAACGGTGAAGATGGCACAGCTATTGATAATAACACCGAGGATAAAGAATAA
- a CDS encoding tetratricopeptide repeat protein has translation MRTKIIVLLAMGISTMGFAQKDEMKAAEKALKNGDAAAAKAALTSAASTIDSAKEREQAEYYALLGNANYDLAKKGDVSAFQSAVDAYNKVIAVEEASGKAKFTAVAQEKMSQMTADLVNSAVEDNNNKKFGEAAEKLYMGYKLSPKDTVYLYYAASSAVNGQNYEEALKYYNELKELGYNGESVSYTAVNVESGETETMDKATRDLYVKAGTHKDPKEEVSPSKKPEIVKNIALIYQQMGNNEKAVEAYADARAENPDDVNLVLGEANLYYAMGQKDKFKELMGQASAMAPDNPDLLYNIGVINMEQGNLEDARDAYKKTLAIDPGYINALLNLSTTYVNEGNGLIDEMNALGTSKADIAKYDELKDEKDRLFREGAKVLEDALQSNPDNESILTQLKNIYGALGDNDNYMRIKKLLGE, from the coding sequence ATGAGAACAAAAATAATTGTACTTCTGGCCATGGGAATTTCCACAATGGGATTTGCACAGAAGGATGAGATGAAGGCGGCGGAGAAAGCACTTAAAAATGGTGATGCGGCTGCGGCAAAAGCAGCCTTGACCAGTGCCGCCTCAACAATCGATTCGGCCAAGGAAAGGGAACAGGCCGAGTATTACGCGCTTTTAGGAAACGCCAATTACGATTTGGCCAAGAAAGGTGACGTTTCTGCTTTTCAATCAGCCGTAGATGCCTACAATAAGGTAATCGCTGTAGAAGAAGCTAGTGGCAAAGCCAAATTTACTGCTGTAGCCCAAGAAAAAATGTCTCAAATGACAGCTGACTTGGTTAACTCTGCAGTAGAGGACAACAACAACAAAAAGTTCGGTGAGGCTGCCGAAAAGCTTTACATGGGGTATAAACTAAGCCCTAAGGATACGGTTTATTTGTACTATGCAGCAAGTAGTGCAGTAAATGGTCAAAACTACGAAGAGGCCTTAAAGTACTATAATGAACTAAAGGAATTGGGCTATAATGGTGAATCTGTAAGCTATACTGCGGTTAATGTCGAGTCCGGTGAAACAGAAACTATGGACAAAGCCACCCGCGATCTATATGTAAAAGCCGGAACGCACAAAGACCCTAAGGAAGAGGTGAGCCCGTCCAAGAAGCCGGAAATCGTAAAGAATATTGCCTTGATCTATCAACAAATGGGCAATAACGAGAAGGCGGTGGAAGCATATGCAGATGCCAGGGCGGAAAACCCAGATGATGTGAACCTAGTGCTTGGAGAAGCCAACCTATACTATGCCATGGGGCAAAAAGATAAATTCAAGGAGTTGATGGGGCAAGCTTCCGCAATGGCTCCGGACAATCCTGACTTGCTTTACAACATTGGAGTAATAAATATGGAGCAAGGCAACTTAGAGGACGCTAGAGATGCCTACAAAAAGACTTTGGCCATTGATCCAGGTTACATCAATGCGTTATTAAACCTTTCCACTACATATGTAAACGAAGGAAACGGTCTTATCGATGAAATGAATGCTTTGGGAACTTCTAAGGCGGACATAGCCAAGTACGACGAACTTAAAGATGAAAAGGACCGCCTTTTTAGAGAGGGAGCCAAAGTTTTGGAAGATGCATTACAATCCAATCCTGACAATGAAAGTATTCTTACACAGTTGAAGAATATTTACGGAGCATTGGGTGATAACGATAACTACATGAGAATTAAAAAGCTTTTGGGAGAATAA
- a CDS encoding NlpC/P60 family protein, translating into MQYGICPLSVVPIRTNPDDGAEMTSQLLYGEHFKVLEKRKKWSRIRSAYDNFEGWTPNNQLTFIEEQTFERIHAMDPQKICADVISHICTENGMLLPILMGSMINAPELLNHTFEGSIHTGKTPKESLVDTAILYLKAPFLSGGKTPFGIDCAGFTQMVYKINGHSLARTAENQSKQGEALSFIEESEPGDLAFFDNNEGVIDHVGIILKDNYIIHVHGHVRIDRIDHTGIFNSEEKLYTHQLRVIKKVI; encoded by the coding sequence ATGCAATATGGAATTTGTCCTCTAAGTGTTGTTCCTATACGAACAAATCCGGACGATGGTGCCGAAATGACTTCCCAGTTGTTATACGGGGAGCACTTTAAGGTATTGGAGAAAAGGAAGAAATGGAGCAGGATTCGGTCAGCTTATGACAATTTTGAAGGTTGGACACCCAATAATCAGCTAACCTTTATCGAAGAGCAAACTTTTGAAAGGATACATGCAATGGATCCTCAAAAAATATGTGCCGACGTAATATCCCATATTTGCACGGAAAACGGAATGTTACTGCCCATTCTTATGGGCTCCATGATCAATGCCCCGGAATTGCTGAACCACACTTTTGAAGGAAGCATACATACTGGAAAAACTCCAAAGGAAAGCTTGGTGGATACGGCCATTTTATACTTGAAAGCTCCTTTTTTATCGGGTGGAAAAACTCCTTTTGGTATTGATTGCGCCGGGTTTACTCAAATGGTTTACAAAATAAATGGGCATTCGCTGGCAAGAACCGCCGAAAATCAATCCAAACAAGGTGAAGCCTTGAGCTTTATCGAAGAAAGTGAACCAGGCGACCTTGCTTTTTTTGATAACAACGAAGGGGTGATCGATCATGTTGGCATAATCTTAAAGGACAACTACATTATCCATGTCCATGGTCATGTTCGGATTGATCGGATTGACCACACGGGAATCTTTAATTCCGAAGAGAAACTCTATACCCATCAATTAAGGGTCATTAAAAAAGTGATATAA
- a CDS encoding acetyl-CoA C-acyltransferase → MKKVVIVSAARTPIGSFMGALSSVPAPKLGAVAIKGALEKIGLKPELVEEVLMGNVVQAGTGQAPARQAAIFAGIPNTVPCTTVNKVCSSGMKTIMQGAQSIALGENSIVVAGGMENMSMIPHYVNMRQGTKFGPATMVDGMQKDGLVDAYDQNAMGVCADACATEYKFSREDQDAYAVQSYKRSADAWKAGKFNNEVVPVEVPQRRGEPIVVSEDEEFKNIKLEKVPALRPAFSKDGTVTAANASTINDGAAAVVLMSEEKANELGLKPLATIKGYADAAHEPEWFTTAPAKALPKALDRAGVSIEDIDYFEFNEAFSVVGLANMKILGLNDSNVNVNGGAVSLGHPLGCSGARITITLLNILEQNNAKLGAAAICNGGGGASSIVLERN, encoded by the coding sequence ATGAAAAAAGTTGTAATCGTTTCCGCTGCCAGAACGCCAATAGGTAGTTTTATGGGAGCCCTATCCAGTGTTCCAGCCCCTAAATTAGGTGCAGTTGCCATTAAGGGCGCATTGGAGAAAATCGGCCTTAAGCCCGAACTTGTCGAAGAGGTTTTGATGGGCAATGTGGTACAAGCAGGTACTGGACAGGCACCTGCAAGACAAGCTGCCATTTTTGCCGGAATTCCCAATACTGTTCCTTGTACCACCGTTAATAAAGTTTGTTCTTCCGGAATGAAAACCATTATGCAGGGCGCACAATCCATTGCCCTGGGCGAAAACTCCATAGTTGTTGCCGGTGGTATGGAAAATATGAGTATGATCCCACACTATGTAAATATGAGACAGGGCACCAAATTTGGTCCTGCCACTATGGTGGACGGTATGCAAAAGGACGGTTTGGTCGATGCTTATGATCAAAACGCCATGGGGGTTTGTGCCGATGCCTGCGCAACCGAATATAAGTTTAGTAGAGAAGATCAAGACGCTTACGCGGTTCAATCGTACAAACGCTCAGCCGACGCATGGAAAGCAGGAAAATTCAACAACGAAGTGGTTCCCGTGGAAGTTCCACAGCGAAGAGGCGAGCCAATTGTGGTTAGTGAAGACGAAGAATTCAAAAATATAAAGCTTGAGAAAGTACCCGCTTTGCGACCGGCCTTCTCTAAGGATGGTACGGTAACAGCAGCAAATGCATCCACCATTAACGATGGTGCAGCCGCCGTTGTTTTGATGAGTGAGGAAAAGGCGAATGAACTGGGATTAAAACCTCTTGCAACCATTAAGGGATATGCCGACGCCGCCCACGAACCTGAATGGTTCACCACGGCACCTGCCAAAGCTTTACCAAAAGCACTGGACCGCGCCGGCGTTTCCATAGAAGACATTGATTATTTTGAGTTCAATGAAGCATTTTCAGTGGTCGGATTGGCCAACATGAAGATTCTTGGACTAAATGATTCCAATGTAAACGTAAATGGCGGCGCAGTATCCCTAGGACACCCGCTAGGATGTTCCGGTGCTCGAATCACGATTACCCTGTTGAACATTTTGGAACAAAATAATGCCAAACTTGGGGCTGCGGCCATCTGTAATGGTGGTGGTGGCGCCTCCTCAATTGTTTTGGAAAGAAATTAG
- a CDS encoding HD family phosphohydrolase, whose product MGKTLDNVYKHQSLVYKYFLYVVSVALIVFFFPKGGKFKYEFQKGKPWQYENLYAPIDFSIHKTQQEVEEEQSTIRTNKTDYYTYSSTVVSEVRAEVSNGINTLFQTEIFTSSQRESLRNLAEEVLTDVYDHGIFQNMPQSRATVVVKNNEAQPIAPNDYQNVELAKKAVTEYLSDANSYGTDRLSGIIRNNLKANLFYDNVLTESALNDELSKISYTRGEVDQGKLIISKGEIVENEDFKVLSSLRDEYESELWMGSNYYFILLGYTILVALVLIILFLFLKRYRSDIFLNNNKVTFIFFNILLMVVATTLMVKHYENFVYMVPLCILPLVLKNFFDARLGLFVHVLTVLILGFVVPNSFEYIFLQIIAGIVTILTASELYKRANLFISVGQITLIYIVGYFAFHAIHEGNLDNIEWVLFGVFVLNGLLTLFAQPLIYMFEKVFGLVSDVSLLELSDTNSKLLKELSDKAPGTFHHSLQVANLAEAAANEIGANAMLVRVGALYHDIGKMENPTYFTENQITNVNPHDDLPPKESAKIIIDHVIKGIEIARKNNVPDRVIDFIRTHHGTTLVYYFFKKQQELDKDADSANFKYPGPVPFSKETAILMMSDAVEAASKSLKNPTYGIIDAFVEKIVKGQMQADQFLNANITLKEIEMVKKVLKQKLTNIYHLRVEYPE is encoded by the coding sequence ATGGGAAAAACTTTGGACAATGTATACAAACATCAATCGCTGGTCTACAAGTATTTCCTGTATGTGGTCTCGGTGGCCTTGATCGTGTTTTTTTTTCCAAAAGGAGGAAAATTTAAATACGAATTCCAGAAAGGTAAGCCGTGGCAATATGAGAATTTATACGCTCCCATTGACTTTTCCATACATAAGACCCAACAAGAGGTAGAGGAGGAGCAATCTACCATTCGAACCAATAAAACGGATTACTACACGTATAGTTCAACTGTTGTTTCGGAGGTGAGGGCAGAAGTCTCGAATGGGATAAATACCTTGTTCCAGACCGAAATTTTTACATCAAGCCAACGGGAATCATTGAGAAATTTAGCCGAAGAAGTTCTCACAGATGTATATGACCATGGGATTTTTCAAAATATGCCCCAGTCCCGAGCAACAGTGGTGGTAAAAAATAATGAGGCACAACCCATTGCTCCCAATGATTACCAGAATGTAGAGCTCGCCAAAAAAGCAGTGACCGAATATTTGTCCGATGCCAACAGTTATGGCACGGATAGGTTGTCAGGGATTATCAGGAACAACCTTAAAGCCAATTTGTTCTATGATAATGTTCTAACCGAGAGTGCCCTGAATGACGAACTTTCTAAAATTTCCTATACCCGTGGAGAGGTGGACCAAGGAAAACTGATCATATCAAAAGGTGAAATAGTAGAGAATGAAGATTTTAAAGTGCTGAGCTCCCTTAGGGATGAGTATGAGTCCGAATTATGGATGGGAAGCAATTATTATTTTATACTACTTGGGTACACGATATTGGTGGCCTTGGTGCTCATTATATTGTTTCTGTTTTTGAAACGCTACAGAAGCGATATTTTTCTGAACAACAATAAGGTTACTTTTATTTTCTTCAACATTTTGTTGATGGTCGTCGCTACAACATTAATGGTGAAACATTACGAAAATTTTGTTTACATGGTGCCTTTGTGCATACTTCCCTTGGTGCTAAAGAATTTTTTTGATGCGAGATTGGGTCTTTTTGTCCATGTGCTAACAGTTCTGATTCTTGGTTTTGTTGTACCCAACAGCTTTGAATACATCTTTTTACAGATAATCGCAGGTATTGTTACTATTTTAACGGCTTCCGAACTTTACAAGAGAGCAAATCTATTTATATCGGTAGGTCAGATTACCTTGATCTACATTGTGGGATATTTTGCCTTTCATGCCATACACGAGGGGAATCTGGACAATATAGAGTGGGTTTTGTTCGGGGTTTTTGTTTTGAATGGACTTTTGACTCTTTTTGCGCAACCGTTAATTTATATGTTCGAAAAAGTTTTTGGTCTTGTATCCGACGTGTCGTTATTGGAACTGTCCGACACCAACTCCAAATTGCTCAAAGAATTATCGGATAAAGCACCGGGCACGTTCCACCATTCCCTGCAAGTGGCCAATTTGGCCGAAGCGGCAGCAAACGAGATCGGGGCAAATGCAATGTTGGTAAGAGTGGGTGCGCTATACCACGATATTGGAAAAATGGAGAATCCGACCTACTTCACGGAAAATCAGATTACCAATGTAAATCCGCACGACGATCTACCGCCAAAGGAAAGTGCAAAGATTATAATAGACCACGTAATTAAAGGTATTGAGATTGCAAGAAAAAATAATGTTCCCGATCGGGTCATAGATTTTATTCGAACGCACCATGGAACCACATTGGTGTATTATTTCTTTAAAAAACAACAAGAGTTGGACAAAGATGCCGATTCGGCAAACTTTAAATATCCAGGACCCGTGCCATTCTCCAAGGAAACAGCTATTTTAATGATGTCGGATGCAGTGGAAGCGGCTTCCAAAAGCTTAAAGAACCCAACTTACGGTATAATAGATGCGTTTGTGGAGAAAATTGTAAAAGGACAAATGCAGGCCGATCAGTTTTTAAATGCCAATATTACGCTCAAAGAAATCGAAATGGTAAAGAAAGTGCTTAAACAGAAGCTCACCAATATCTATCATTTAAGGGTGGAATATCCTGAATAG